The DNA region CGGGCGACGCCGCGATTCGCGCGACCCAGGAGACCGAGAACGCGCTGTACGAGGCGGCCGACGTGCTCGACGTGAACCCCGAGGACGTGCCGGCCACCGCCGAGCGGTTCTTCACCGAGTGGAAGGAGCGGGGCAAGCAGATAGACCGCCTCAAGCAGGAGCTCGCCGAGGCGCGCGCCGCGGCGGAAGCCGAGGAGATAGACGTCGGCGGCACGCCCGCCGTCGTCCAGCGACTCGACACCGACACCGACGAGCTCCGCGCGACGGCCACCGCGCTCTCCGAAGACGGCAAAGTCGCCGTCCTCGGCAGCGGCGCGGGCGGCAGCGCCCAGTTCGTCGTGAGCGTCCCCGACGGCGTCGGCATCAACGCCGGCGAAGTCGTCGGCGAACTCGCCGGGATGGTCGGCGGCGGCGGCGGCGGTCCCGCCGACTTCGCGCAGGGCGGCGGCCCCGACGCCGACGAACTCGACGAGGCGCTCGACAGAGCACCGGACGTGCTCCGGAACGTCCTGAACGCGTAGACAGGACCTCCGTGTTCCGCGTCCGCGGACGCAACGCTGACGGTGTCGACGCGTGAGCTATCGACAATGGTTACCGCAACGAACGGCGGCGTCTCGCTTCACTATCAGACCGACGGCGACGGCGAAACCGTCGCGTTCGTCGGCGACGCGGGCTACGGCGCGTGGCAGTGGGGCTGGCAGCACGCCGCCGTCGCCGGTCCGTTCGAGAGTCTCGTCTACGACCAGCGCGGCGTCGGTCACTCCGACGCCCCGGACGGTCCGTACACCGTCGGCGAACTGGCGCAGGACCTCGAAGTCGTGCTCGCCGCCCACAAGGTTCGAAAAGCGCATCTCGTCGGCGCAGGGCTGGGTGGGATGGTCGCGCTGCAGACGGCGCTCTCTTCGAACCGAGTGGCGAGTCTGACGCTGCTGGCTACCGCCGCGACGGGAGATGGGTTGGACGCCGCGCCGCTGTACGCGGACCCGACCGACCGCGACGCGCTCCGCCGTGCGACCGAAGCGGCGCTCTCGTCGTCGTTCGTCGAGCGGCATCCCGACGTCGTCGACCGAATCGTCGCGTGGCGCGCCGACGAGGACGCGTCACCGGGAGCGTGGGAGGCGCAGCGGGCTGCGGTCGAGCGGTTCGACGTGAGCGACCGACTGTACGAAATGACGACGCCGGCGCTCGTGGTGCACGGCACGGCGGATTCGGCCTGGCCCGTCGAACGCGGCCGCGAACTCGCCGAGGGACTCCCGCGCGGAACGTTCGCGGCCGTCGACGGTGCGAACCACCTCGTCGGCGTCGAAGCGTCGAAGGACGTGAACGACCGACTGCTCGCGTTTCTGGAGGGGCAGGCCGACGCGGAGCCGTAGCCGTCGCGGGCGACCGCGGACCGCCGCAGACCTCGGCAGGATTCGCCCGGACGCAACGCCTTTCAGCCCCGAGAGACTGATTCTCTACTATGAGCAGACTTCGCTTCGCGCTTCTCGACGCCTCTCACGGCAGCGGAAGCACCAGACGGAACTTCAGACGCGAACTCGACGCCGACCTCGTGGAGTTCGCCGCCAGCGAGGGAGAGTTACCGGAGAGCTACGAGTACGACGGTGTCGTCGTCACCGGCTCTCGGGCGTCGGTCTACTGGGACGAAGAGTGGATTCCCCCGCTCGTCGACTACGTCGCCGAAGCCGCCGAGCGGGGGATTCCGGTTCTCGGCGTCTGTTACGGCCACCAAGTGCTCGCCGAGGCGCTCGGCGGGCGTGTCGGCGGGATGGACGACTTCGAGATCGGATACAACGAGGTCGAACACCTCGAAAACGACCCGCTGTTCGGCGGTATCGACGAGCGCTTCACCGTCTTCACGACGCACGGCGACACGGTGCTCGAACTGCCGCCAGGTGCGGAACTGCTGGCGAAAAACCAGTTCGGCGTCCACGCCTTTCGGAAGGGCAACAGCTACGGCGTGCAGTTCCACCCCGAGTACGACGTGGAGACGGCCCGCGAGGTGACTGACGGCAAGCGCGAGCAGCTCGGCGACACACGGGTCGACGAGGTGCTTTCGGGAATCACGACCGAGCAGTTCGACGCCGCCTGTGAAGCGAAGCAGTTGTTCGACAATTTCGTCGCCCACGCGGAACGCGTCCGCGAGGAGCGCCGCGAGGAGAAGGCGGCGGAGGTCTGAGCCCGCTCGAACTCGGTGCGTCGGTAGGCAACAGGCAACACTTGCGAACGCTTTTTCACACGACGCCCCGCAGAGTCGTACATGCTCGATTACGTGGATTTGGAGGCCGATCTCGACGAGGAGGAGCGGATGATTCGCGACACCGCTCGCCGGTTCGTCGACGAGAAGGTCAAACCCGACATCGGTGACCACTACGAGGCGGGGACGTTCCCCGGGGAGCTCGTCTCCGAGATGGGTGAGCTCGGCTTCTACGCGCCGAACCTCGACGGCTACGGCCTCCCTGACGTTGGCGAGCGCGCCTACGGCCTCCTGATGCAGGAGTTGGAGGCCGGCGACGCGGGTATCCGGTCGATGGCGAGCGTGCAGGGCGCGCTCGTGATGTACCCGATTCACGCCTACGGGAGCGACGAGCAGAAGGAACGCTGGCTCCCCGACCTCGGGACCGGCGACGCCGTCGGCTGCTTCGGTCTGACGGAGCCGAACCACGGCTCAGACCCCGGCGGGATGGAGACGCGCGCGGAGGCAGATGGCGACGAGTACGTCCTCAACGGCTCGAAGACGTGGATCACGAACTCGCCCATCGCCGACGTGGCCGTCGTCTGGGCGCGCGACAGTTCCGCGGAGGACTCGCCGATCCGCGGCTTCCTCGTCGAGACCGACCGCGACGGCGTGACGACGAACAAGATAGAGGACAAACTCTCGATGCGCGCGTCCATCACGGGCGAAATCGGCCTCAACGACGTCCGCATCCCCGAGGAGAACGTCCTCCCGGGCGTCGAGGGGCTGAAAGGCCCGTTGTCGTGTCTGACGCAGGCGCGGTTCGGCATCGCGTGGGGAGCGGTCGGGTCGGCGCGCGACTGCTTCGAGACGGCGCGGCAGTACGCCACCGACCGCGAGCAGTTCGGCGGTCCCATCGCCCGGTTCCAGATTCAACAGGAGAAACTCGCGGAGATGGCGACCCAGATTACGACGAGTCAGTTGCTCGCGTACCGCCTCGCCGACCTGAAGGAGCGCGGCGACCTCCGACCCGAGCAGGTGTCGATGGCCAAGCGCAACAACGTCCGGATGGCGCGCGACCAGGCCCGCGTCGCCCGGGAGATGCTCGGCGGCAACGGCATCACGACCGACTACTCGCCGATGCGACACCTCGCGAACCTCGAAACGGTGTACACCTACGAGGGAACCCACGACATCCACACGCTGGTACTCGGGAAGGATCTCACCGGGATTGCGGCTTTCGAGTAGATAGTCGGGGATCCCCGCAATCGCGGTGAGAGTCCGGAATTGCGGCGTTCGGATGGATTCGGTAGCGGAGAACTACCAGTCACACCGGGAGACCGACCCGACTAACTTACAGTCAATTTTTGAATCAGTTTTCGGAGAAACGCCGCAGACGTTGGAAATCACACACTCTCGCCGGAGATGGATGTACGTTTCGGTTGTGACACGGACGGGGAGGCTTTACCTGTTGACAACGTAACGGCGGACGAGCCATGACCACTCCAGCGTACAACGGCTCAGCCGAACTCGACCTCACGCACGCCGAGTCGTGGGTCGTCCACGCCGCCGTTCTCGCGGCCATCGAGCGCACGCTCGACACCGGACAGAAACCGATGCAGGAGCACACGCTCCGCGAGAAGGTCGAAGAGAACGAAACCTTCACCGGCAGCGAACTCCGCAGGCTCCGACAGATGCTCGCGACGTATCTCGAGTCCGCCCCCGAACGCGACGTCGAACCCGGCGAAGCCGTACTCGGCTACATCCGCCGGACGATTCAGTAACGTCCCTCTCGGTCCCCACACCGGGTCGAGAACAGCGACCCCGTTAGTTCGTCCTCCCATCACGCCGACGACCGACTGACGATGCGTCCCCAGAGCGCCCGCCGGTCTGCGGCCCACCGATAGAGACGCTCGCGGACCGCCGGGTACGCCGGTACGCGCCGCAGGAGCGAGAAGACGCACTCGAAAAGCGGATGTGACGTCGCGAGCACCCGCTCTGCGGCCGCCCCACAGGAGAAGACGGTGTCGTCGGTGAGCAGATGCGCGCACGTCTCGTAGTCGTCGGGGAGGCGAGCGAGTTGGTCGTCGGTGAGCGCCGCGAACCCGACCAGCTCGAACTCGCCGTAGCGGTCGGCGACGACGGCACACCACGTGCAGAAGCCGCAGTCGTCGTCGTAGACGAGGCGCGGCACGGACATACGTTCGCTTCGGCGGCCGCACCCTTAGTGTATCCAGTTTCTCACTCACTCGTCCCAGTAGCTGACGGTGTCGTCGCGGCGGTAGTACCCCTCGACGAGTCGGGGGTCGTCGCTGCCGGGAGCCGAACCCGCGAAGATTCCGATCTTCCCGGAGTCGGGGTAGACGCTCACGTCGGGGTCGTCCATCGTCGACAGCACCAGGTAGCGGAGCGGTTCGTCGGCGTCGTTGCCGACGCGGTGGCCGCCCGCTTCACCGGCGGGAAGCGCCACGTAGTCGCCGGACCGGAGGTCGTGTTCGTCGTCGCCGAGACGGAGCGTTCCGCGACCCGAGAGCACGTAGATGGCCTCCTCGTTGCCCGTGTGGTAGTGGTAGGGCCACGAGTTGCCGCCGGTCGGGAGTTCGTAGAGACTACAGCCGAGTCGCTCGCCGCCGGCGGCGCTGGCGAGTTTCTTCCGGCGAAAGTGGGTGTCGTCGCGGTCGGTCTCGCTCCAGTCGAGGTCGGCGTCGTTGACGGGCTCCATACGCCGAATTCGGCACCGACCGCTATCAATCCAAGCGGAGAGCGGTAGCACTAACGAAGAAAGAGAACGGGAGACGGACGAGCGTCGGTTAGACCGACGAAGCCGTCGTTTCGGCGACGGCCGGAGCGCGCGTCTCCTCGCGGCCGATGAGAATCCACGCGGCGCAGAACGCGAGCGCGAAGGCGGCGAAGAGGACGTCGATTCCGGCGACGGCCGTCGGGCCGACCGCGAACCCGACTGCGAACACGACGAGCGCGACGACGGCCAGCGCGCCGGCCGTTTTCGCGACGCCCGAGCGCCAGAGCGCGATCCCGACGACGGCGCTCCCGGCGATAGCGACGAGCAGACCGATAAACGCGAAGGAGCCGCCGGGAAGGTTCGGGGCCGCCGGGTTCGCGTCGAGGTAGTTCATCGTCCCGCCGATGGTCATCGACAGGAAGCCGAGCGCCGCCAGCGCGGCCCCGGCGAGTCCGACTCGGCCGAGCGTCTCGCGGAACCGGGCGACCGCCGCGACTGCACCCACCGTCAGGAGGGCTGCGGCGGCGGTCGTGGCGATGTAGAACGCCGAGTAGAGCATCGTTCCCGGGATCTCGTCGGCGCGGGGGTAGACGGAGTTCGTCAACATCGACGCCAGGAGGACGACGCCGCCGACGACGGCGGCGATACCGAAGAGTCGAGCGCGACCGCTCGCGTTCGAGGTAGTTACGTTAGTTGTTTGCATCGAAACCACTGATTCTACTGAATCGGTGTAGAGAACGTCGTGTAACGGCATAAACCGGTGCTCTGAGAAACAGGACGGTCCGTTCTCCGAGCGAATCGGTCACGGCGAGAGGTGCGCGACGAGTCGTCCGCTCACTCCGTTTGCGAAGACGCCGTCAGACGAGTTGTGCGAGTCTGACGAGCCATCTGCTCACTCCGTTCGCAGAGACGTGCCCTTAAGTGGCTGACCCACCCATCGTTCGACAATGGGAATCGACCCGAACTTCGACGCAAATCGAGAGAAAGTCGGCGAGGAGAACGGTGTCGACGTCTGGGGATCAGTCGACCCGCCGGAGAAACTCGGCATTCACGGAACGCACGTTGCCGTCGACTACGACATCTGCATCGCCGACGGCGCGTGTCTGGAAAACTGCCCCGTCGACGTGTTCACGTGGGTGGATACCCCGGACCATCCCGAGAGCGAGAAGAAAGTCGAACCGACCTACGAGGATCAGTGCATCGACTGTATGCTCTGCGTCGATATCTGTCCCGTCGACGCCATCGACGTGGACGCGAGTCGGGACTGAGCGTCTTCGTCCTTCGTCGCCGCGTTCGTTCGGAGACGATAGTCTGCGTCGACGACCGGTGTCCAGTTAGATAACGCTGGACGTGGCACCCACAGGTGCATGACCACCGAAGAAGTCACCAACACGCTCAGGCAGGCGTACGTGGACGAGATGGAGACGGTGATGAACTACCTGACGAACTCGATCGTGCTCGACGGCGTCAGCGCCGAGGAAGTCAAGGAGTCGCTCCGCGAGGACATCCAGGAGGAACTCGGCCACGCGGAGATGCTCGGCGAGCGTCTCAAGCAGCTCGACGAGCGACCGCCGGGCTCACAGGAGTTCGAGCCGCGGCAGGAGACGCTCCAGCCGCCGGAGGATACGACCGACGTGCTCTCGGTCATCAACGGCGTCCTCGACGCCGAGGAAGACGCCATCGACACCTACCGGACGCTCATCAAGCAGGCCGAGGAGGCCGACGACCCCGTCACCGAGGACATCGGCGTCACCATCCTCGGAGACGAGGAGGCCCACCGCACCGAGTTCCGCGGCTTCAAGAAAGAGTACAAAAACGACTGAGCGAAGAGACGTAGCGGAGAGCCCGGCTCAGTCGGCGGTCGCCGGCCGCGTGTCGTCGCCGGCGGCGGTCGTCTTCTCTCGCTTCGCGTCGAGCGCCTCGATGAGCAGTTCGGCCACGTCGACGATTTCGATGTCGTCTTCGAAGTCGCCCGTTTTCCTGCCGTCCTCGTACATCGTCATGCACATCGGACAGGCGACGACGAACTTCTCGACTGCCGACCCGGCATCGGTGTCTTCGAGCGCCTCGCGGAGTCGCTCCTCGCTCGGTTTGGGCTCCTCGTCGAACTCCATCCAGAGGCCGCCGCCGCCGCCACCGCAGCAGAAGGAGTCGGCGCGGTTGCGCGGCATCTCGTGGAGGTCACAGCCGGTCGCCTCGATGATGTCGCGCGGGGCCTCGTACACGTCGTTGTACCGGCCGAGGTGACAGGGGTCGTGGTAGGTGACCGTGTAGTCGAGTTCCGTCCCGTCGAGACCGAGGCGGCCCTCGCCGACGAGCTGTTCGACGACCTGCGACCAGTGGTACACCGGAATTTGACCCTCTTGGTTCCAGAACTCGTCGTACTCGAACGGCATTACGGGGTCGTCGGCGAACTCCCCGAAGTCGATTTCGGGGTACTCGTTCTTCATCGTGTTGTACGAGTGCGGGTCCGTGCAGACGATTTTCTCGAACTCGCAGTCCTCGAACGTCTCGACGTGGTGGCCGGCGAGTTCGAGGAAGAGGAACTCCTCGCCGACGCGGCGGACGTCGTTGCCGTCGAACTTCTCGTCGTCGAAGAGGATGCCGAAGGAGACGCCGGCGCGCTCGAGCAGCGTCGCGAGCGAGCGCGCGACCTTCTTGTTCCGGTCGTCGTAGCTCGGGTAGTCGCCGACGTACCAGAGGAACTCGACTTCCTCCTCGCGGGCGTCGGTGAGGTCGAACGATAACTCCTTCGCCCAGTCGGCGCGCTTGCGCGGCGGGTCGCCGAACGTGTTGCCCTTCTGCATCAGGTTCCCGAAGACGTCCTGCATGTTCGACTGCACCGCGCCCTCGTCGGTGAGCTGACGGTTCATCCGGGTGAAGGAGTTGAGGTGCTCTATTTCGACCGGGCACGCGTCCATGCAGGCCATGCAGGCCATGCACGACTCCATCGTCTCGGCGGCGACGACTGACTCGCCGCCGTCGGCGACTATCGGCTTGGGCTCGGTCTCGCCGGCGTCGAGCGACTCGCGGTAGGATTTGAGGTCGAGAATCACGTCGCGCGGATCGAGCGGCCGACCGGAGGCTTTCGCGGGGCAGACCGACGAACAGCGGCCGCACTTCGTGCAGGCGTCCTGATCGAGAATCTCCTTCCAGGAGAAGTCGTCGATGGACTCGGCGTTGACGTGGTCCAGGTCGGCGGGAACGCTCGGCAGCCGCTTGCCCGCTTTCTCGTCGCGGGTGACGACGTTCGCGAACGACGAGAGCATGTGAAACGGCTTCGCGCGGGGAATCCACGCGATGAATCCGAGCGCGAGCAGCGCGTGACTCCACCAGCCGAACCAGTAGAGCGACTCGGCCTGCCCGGCGGACATCCCCGCGGCGTCGAACACCAGCGCGAGGAAGTAGCCGACGAAGCTCACCGTCTCGAACTCGGGGAACCCGGTGCCGGCGATGCGGAGCCCTTCGATGACGTAGCCGCCGACACCGAGTAGGAACAGCGTCCAGATGAACGCGTCGTCCTCCAGAGACGTGTGTTTGCCCCAGAGGCGGTCGTGACGGACGGCGTAGCGCCGGTAGAGCGCCATCCCGACGCCGACGACGAACAGAAAGCCCATCGCGTCCATCACGAGTGAGTACGAGAGATAGAAGTTCCCCTGGAAGAACGACTCCTGACCGAGTAGTTTCGTCCAGATATCCATGTCGACGGCGAGAATCGTCGTCCCGATGAACAGCGTCAGAAAGCCCCAGAGGATGAACGCGTGCATGATTCCGGCGTAGAGGTCGCGGTCGAACTGCTTCTCGTTCGAGAGGGCGATTCGGGCGGCGATCCCGACTCGCTCCGGGAGGTCGGCGAGGCGGTCGACGGGGTCGTCGCTGCCGAGGGTGTAGCGGGCTAACCGCTCGTAGACGCCGTAGGCGAAGACGAGAAGCACCAGCGCCGACAGCCAGTAGAAGACCACCTCGCCGACGGGGCTGATGGTCCAGAACGTCGGACGCGTCGGCTCTCCCGACTGCAGGAGCACCGCTGGAGCGCCCGGAGACGGCGCGACTGCGCCGCCTGCCTGCAAATCTGTCATACTCAATCACCGGGGTACGGACCGGTTAAATCTTGCCACCCGCTTCGCCGCGCGAGAGAGCGCGAGCGACCCGGAGCAATAGACGGCGCGACGGTCAGACGAGCGCCCACGCCGCAAGAACTGCCGCGACGGCAAAGCCGAGCAGGTCGAGACGGCCGAAGCGGAGCGCCGGAAGCGTCGGGTTCCACGCGAAACACCGGGCTCGGAGCGCCAGCGAGAGGCGGTCGGCGCGGCCGAACGCGCGGTTCAGTCCCGCGATCGTCGTGAGCCGAATTCGCTCGACGACCGGTCGTTCCCCGCCGAGGCGGGCCGCCGTCGCCTCGCGCGTCCGCCGCAGGTCAGCCAGCAACAGCGGGAAGAACCGAAAGACGAGCGCGATACCCATCCCGAGAAACTGGCCGGGTTTGCCGGGCACAGTACGCTGGATGGCCGCTCGAGTGTCGCGGACGGGCGTCGACCGGACGTAACCGGCGCTGACGAGGAGAACCAAGAACGCGCGGTAGCTGGCGAGGGCGGGTTCGCGGGCGTCGGCGACGACTACCCACGGCGGGCCGAGCGTCAGCGCCGAGACGAGCGGACCGGCGAAAAGAAACGGGAGGACGAACCGGTACTCGCGAACCGCCGTCGACGGCGAGAGGCCCGACGAGGCGAGCAACGCGGCGGTCACCGCCGAAAGCGCGAGGAGACCGCGGGGCGTCTCGTTGGCGAACGCGGCGACGACGAAGGCGAACTGGACGAGCAGCTTCGTCCGCGGGTCGAGGCGGTGGGCGAGCGAGTCGTCGGGAACGTAGTTCAGCACGGGTCGGTAACCGGGAGGCGAACGTCGATGTCGGAGAGCGACTCGCGGGTCGACGCCGATTCGGTGTCGCCGTCGACGACGACGCGACCGTCGGCCATCCCGACGACTCGGTCGGCGAGCGAGAACACGTCCCGTAGGTCGTGGGTGACGACGATGACGCTCGTTCCGCCCGTGTGGAGCGCGCGGAGACGGTCGAGCACCGACCGCCGCGCGGGTTCGTCCAATCCGGTAAAGGGTTCGTCCAGCACGAGATGGGTCGGCTCCATCGCCAGCGCGCCCGCGATGGCGACGCGTTCGCGCTCACCGCCCGAGAGGTCGGCGACGCGTTCGCCTTCGCGGCCGTCGAGATTCACCGCCGAGAGCGCGGCGTCGACACGGCGGTCGATTTCGGCCCGCGAGAGACCGAGATTCTCGGGGCCGAACGCCACGTCCGCGCCGACGGTGGCCGCGACGAGTTGGTCGCGCGGGTCCTGAAACACCATCCCGACGGCGACGCGCGCGGCGACGAGGTCCGCGGAGACGGGCGTGCCGTCGACGGACACCTCGCCCGCGTCGGGTTCGAGCAGTCCGTTGAAGTGGCGGACGAGCGTCGACTTTCCTGACCCATTTGCGCCGACGACGAGGACGAACTCGCCGTCGGCGACGCTGAGCGAGACGTCGTCGACGGCGACGGTGTCGCCGTAGCGGTGCGTGAGGTTTCGGACCCGAATCATTTCGGTTACGAGGCGGCGACGGCGTCCGAGCGGACGATACCGACGGCGGCGGCGATTTTCAGCGCCTCGGCTGGCAGGAACGCGACCGCGCCGACGGCGAACGCCTCGCCGACGCCAATGCCGAGAACGAGCATTAGCCCGACCATCCCAAGCGCGTAGATGACGACGGTTCCGGCAATCATCGCGCCGACGAGCAGCGGCGTGCCCGCCTCGCGGTAGTCGCGCAGCGTGAGGCCCCGATGGACGACGACGCCGACGAGCGCGGCGGCGACGGGGTACGACCAGAGGTAGCCGAGCGTCGGGTTCGCCAGCAGCGACCCGATGCCGGCACCGCCGCCCTCGAACACGGGTACGCCCGCGGCCCCGGCGGCGAGATACAGCACCATCGCCGCACCGCCCCAGACGGGACCGAGCATGATTCCGGCGAGGAAGACGCCGAGTACCTGCAGAGTCACGGGTGCGGGCGAGACGGGGTTCGGAAACGAGACGTAGGCGAACGCGCCCATCAGCGCCGCGAACAGGGCGGCGCGGGCGACGTTCTTGACGGTCTCGTCGCCGACGAGTTCGACGCTGTCCGTCGATGTAGCCATAGGGTTGCTGTCTCGTAAACCCACTTTAATTCGTTGGTTTACGACATTTCGTACCCCGCGTAATTTGGCAGTAGGCTTTTGTACGGCAAGGATGTTCTATAGCCACCATGGACGAGAAGACGGCGGAGCTCCGGGATATCTTCATTGATGCGACCGGGTCGGAAACCGTCACGGAGAGTCAGGAGGAGGAACGAGGCTCCCTGACCGAAGACGAGGAGAACGTCGAGCGCCGACTCGACGAACTCGTCACGACGATGCGGAGTCGGTACGAGTTCACGAGCGACCTGCAGACCCAGACGCTCGTGCGAATCGTTCGCGGATTCTACGACGAACAGTCCGACCACGAACTGGCTGCGGAACTGGACGTCGACGAGTCGGCGGTGTTCGACGCGCGGATGGACCTGCATCTCGTGAGCGAGGCGGATCGCGACGCGCCGTTCGCGCTCGACCAGCTTCGAACGCTCATCGTCGACGACGTGTCGGTGAGCGACCGGGCCGCCGAACTCGACAGCGACGAGGCGACCGTCCGACGGTACTCGGCTATCGT from Haloprofundus halobius includes:
- a CDS encoding alpha/beta fold hydrolase, producing MVTATNGGVSLHYQTDGDGETVAFVGDAGYGAWQWGWQHAAVAGPFESLVYDQRGVGHSDAPDGPYTVGELAQDLEVVLAAHKVRKAHLVGAGLGGMVALQTALSSNRVASLTLLATAATGDGLDAAPLYADPTDRDALRRATEAALSSSFVERHPDVVDRIVAWRADEDASPGAWEAQRAAVERFDVSDRLYEMTTPALVVHGTADSAWPVERGRELAEGLPRGTFAAVDGANHLVGVEASKDVNDRLLAFLEGQADAEP
- a CDS encoding type 1 glutamine amidotransferase, which translates into the protein MSRLRFALLDASHGSGSTRRNFRRELDADLVEFAASEGELPESYEYDGVVVTGSRASVYWDEEWIPPLVDYVAEAAERGIPVLGVCYGHQVLAEALGGRVGGMDDFEIGYNEVEHLENDPLFGGIDERFTVFTTHGDTVLELPPGAELLAKNQFGVHAFRKGNSYGVQFHPEYDVETAREVTDGKREQLGDTRVDEVLSGITTEQFDAACEAKQLFDNFVAHAERVREERREEKAAEV
- a CDS encoding acyl-CoA dehydrogenase family protein; the encoded protein is MLDYVDLEADLDEEERMIRDTARRFVDEKVKPDIGDHYEAGTFPGELVSEMGELGFYAPNLDGYGLPDVGERAYGLLMQELEAGDAGIRSMASVQGALVMYPIHAYGSDEQKERWLPDLGTGDAVGCFGLTEPNHGSDPGGMETRAEADGDEYVLNGSKTWITNSPIADVAVVWARDSSAEDSPIRGFLVETDRDGVTTNKIEDKLSMRASITGEIGLNDVRIPEENVLPGVEGLKGPLSCLTQARFGIAWGAVGSARDCFETARQYATDREQFGGPIARFQIQQEKLAEMATQITTSQLLAYRLADLKERGDLRPEQVSMAKRNNVRMARDQARVAREMLGGNGITTDYSPMRHLANLETVYTYEGTHDIHTLVLGKDLTGIAAFE
- a CDS encoding DCC1-like thiol-disulfide oxidoreductase family protein, whose translation is MSVPRLVYDDDCGFCTWCAVVADRYGEFELVGFAALTDDQLARLPDDYETCAHLLTDDTVFSCGAAAERVLATSHPLFECVFSLLRRVPAYPAVRERLYRWAADRRALWGRIVSRSSA
- a CDS encoding cupin domain-containing protein, producing the protein MEPVNDADLDWSETDRDDTHFRRKKLASAAGGERLGCSLYELPTGGNSWPYHYHTGNEEAIYVLSGRGTLRLGDDEHDLRSGDYVALPAGEAGGHRVGNDADEPLRYLVLSTMDDPDVSVYPDSGKIGIFAGSAPGSDDPRLVEGYYRRDDTVSYWDE
- a CDS encoding 4Fe-4S dicluster domain-containing protein; this encodes MGIDPNFDANREKVGEENGVDVWGSVDPPEKLGIHGTHVAVDYDICIADGACLENCPVDVFTWVDTPDHPESEKKVEPTYEDQCIDCMLCVDICPVDAIDVDASRD
- a CDS encoding ferritin-like domain-containing protein; the protein is MTTEEVTNTLRQAYVDEMETVMNYLTNSIVLDGVSAEEVKESLREDIQEELGHAEMLGERLKQLDERPPGSQEFEPRQETLQPPEDTTDVLSVINGVLDAEEDAIDTYRTLIKQAEEADDPVTEDIGVTILGDEEAHRTEFRGFKKEYKND
- a CDS encoding (Fe-S)-binding protein → MTDLQAGGAVAPSPGAPAVLLQSGEPTRPTFWTISPVGEVVFYWLSALVLLVFAYGVYERLARYTLGSDDPVDRLADLPERVGIAARIALSNEKQFDRDLYAGIMHAFILWGFLTLFIGTTILAVDMDIWTKLLGQESFFQGNFYLSYSLVMDAMGFLFVVGVGMALYRRYAVRHDRLWGKHTSLEDDAFIWTLFLLGVGGYVIEGLRIAGTGFPEFETVSFVGYFLALVFDAAGMSAGQAESLYWFGWWSHALLALGFIAWIPRAKPFHMLSSFANVVTRDEKAGKRLPSVPADLDHVNAESIDDFSWKEILDQDACTKCGRCSSVCPAKASGRPLDPRDVILDLKSYRESLDAGETEPKPIVADGGESVVAAETMESCMACMACMDACPVEIEHLNSFTRMNRQLTDEGAVQSNMQDVFGNLMQKGNTFGDPPRKRADWAKELSFDLTDAREEEVEFLWYVGDYPSYDDRNKKVARSLATLLERAGVSFGILFDDEKFDGNDVRRVGEEFLFLELAGHHVETFEDCEFEKIVCTDPHSYNTMKNEYPEIDFGEFADDPVMPFEYDEFWNQEGQIPVYHWSQVVEQLVGEGRLGLDGTELDYTVTYHDPCHLGRYNDVYEAPRDIIEATGCDLHEMPRNRADSFCCGGGGGGLWMEFDEEPKPSEERLREALEDTDAGSAVEKFVVACPMCMTMYEDGRKTGDFEDDIEIVDVAELLIEALDAKREKTTAAGDDTRPATAD
- a CDS encoding energy-coupling factor transporter transmembrane component T family protein, with protein sequence MLNYVPDDSLAHRLDPRTKLLVQFAFVVAAFANETPRGLLALSAVTAALLASSGLSPSTAVREYRFVLPFLFAGPLVSALTLGPPWVVVADAREPALASYRAFLVLLVSAGYVRSTPVRDTRAAIQRTVPGKPGQFLGMGIALVFRFFPLLLADLRRTREATAARLGGERPVVERIRLTTIAGLNRAFGRADRLSLALRARCFAWNPTLPALRFGRLDLLGFAVAAVLAAWALV
- a CDS encoding energy-coupling factor ABC transporter ATP-binding protein is translated as MIRVRNLTHRYGDTVAVDDVSLSVADGEFVLVVGANGSGKSTLVRHFNGLLEPDAGEVSVDGTPVSADLVAARVAVGMVFQDPRDQLVAATVGADVAFGPENLGLSRAEIDRRVDAALSAVNLDGREGERVADLSGGERERVAIAGALAMEPTHLVLDEPFTGLDEPARRSVLDRLRALHTGGTSVIVVTHDLRDVFSLADRVVGMADGRVVVDGDTESASTRESLSDIDVRLPVTDPC
- a CDS encoding biotin transporter BioY gives rise to the protein MATSTDSVELVGDETVKNVARAALFAALMGAFAYVSFPNPVSPAPVTLQVLGVFLAGIMLGPVWGGAAMVLYLAAGAAGVPVFEGGGAGIGSLLANPTLGYLWSYPVAAALVGVVVHRGLTLRDYREAGTPLLVGAMIAGTVVIYALGMVGLMLVLGIGVGEAFAVGAVAFLPAEALKIAAAVGIVRSDAVAAS
- a CDS encoding conditioned medium-induced protein 4, which codes for MDEKTAELRDIFIDATGSETVTESQEEERGSLTEDEENVERRLDELVTTMRSRYEFTSDLQTQTLVRIVRGFYDEQSDHELAAELDVDESAVFDARMDLHLVSEADRDAPFALDQLRTLIVDDVSVSDRAAELDSDEATVRRYSAIVEADQRSTRANDRFRDEFAELLTDSDLSARLAETAREDGLKDATEDIETNVSF